From Phragmites australis chromosome 5, lpPhrAust1.1, whole genome shotgun sequence, a single genomic window includes:
- the LOC133918140 gene encoding zinc finger protein 36-like, whose translation MEFSQERKEDGARTPSSEADDVEKELHNKRTGANGDDDEGTRQPYKCTFCMRGFPTAQALGGHMNVHRKHRGKSGPTVAAAAQGSSNCYEQYSTTLVAIGQTHPAASASEVPSTAACESLFHAERVAPQELRLFGPYCAAGRGKEDRRDHQYFSKDSDGDYGEGEDLDLELRLGGAGS comes from the coding sequence ATGGAGTTCAGCCAAGAACGGAAGGAAGATGGTGCAAGAACCCCGAGCTCAGAGGCTGATGACGTCGAAAAAGAGCTGCACAATAAGCGCACCGGCGCcaacggcgacgacgacgagggaACAAGGCAGCCGTACAAGTGCACCTTCTGCATGCGGGGGTTCCCGACGGCCCAAGCGCTGGGTGGCCACATGAACGTCCACCGTAAGCACAGGGGGAAATCAGGACCGACCGTCGCCGCAGCGGCTCAAGGAAGCAGCAATTGCTATGAGCAATACTCGACGACGCTTGTGGCGATCGGCCAAACTCATCCGGCGGCGAGTGCGAGCGAGGTGCCGTCCACGGCGGCCTGTGAAAGCTTGTTCCATGCCGAACGGGTGGCGCCGCAAGAGCTGCGGCTGTTCGGCCCTTACTGCGCCGCTGGTCGTGGCAAAGAAGACCGACGAGATCATCAGTACTTCTCGAAGGATAGCGATGGTGATTATGGTGAAGGGGAGGATCTGGATTTGGAGCTCAGACTTGGGGGTGCTGGTTCATGA
- the LOC133918141 gene encoding uncharacterized protein LOC133918141, producing LNCKLTASFVVVYVVKQNLEDHEPLSPAFGGPFPDSSIVAVDTNLDTSTPDTYRAPPTPLPYDVGLTIAENPDLEKSDIKSKTDEQQESLKMDEYESCKKGASEDKPDEEDVCPICLEGFIYLDHGTLYTDMIRTEYCVFVEHYLYLFGCETCGTECICFRCSYCSPAAFLLSG from the exons tTGAATTGTAAGCTGACTGCTAGCTTTGTGGTTGTTTACGTTGTTAAACAAAATCTAGAGGATCATGAACCATTGTCTCCAGCCTTTGGTGGACCGTTTCCAGATTCTTCCATAGTTGCAGTTGACACAAATCTTGATACATCCACTCCTGACACTTATCGAGCACCGCCTACACCTTTGCCTTACGATGTTGGCTTGACAATTGCAGAAAACCCCG ATTTGGAGAAGTCAGACATTAAGAGCAAAACTGATGAGCAGCAGGAATCTTTGAAGATGGATGAGTACGAGTCATGCAAAAAAGGTGCCTCTGAAGATAAGCCTGATGAGGAGGATGTTTGCCCTATCTGTCTTGAAGGTTTTATTTATCTGGACCATGGGACTCTTTACACTGACATGATTAGAACTGAATACTGCGTATTTGTTGAACACTATCTTTACTTGTTTGGTTGTGAAACTTGTGGAACTGAATGCATATGCTTCCGCTGCTCTTACTGTAGCCCTGCCGCTTTCTTGTTATCAGGCTAA